Proteins encoded in a region of the Anopheles aquasalis chromosome 2, idAnoAquaMG_Q_19, whole genome shotgun sequence genome:
- the LOC126570513 gene encoding RAB6A-GEF complex partner protein 2 has protein sequence MIEINAKLIRDAVFMCGEVVECLIDFRHPSLPEHKISQSNSDILENLAWATVQLHCYCNSSVNERISNDAVSSGRNTTGTTSLNASNRLKGEVLHSTEPKILFCDLRLSPGEAKQFLYRETVPLNTPPTYRGIRVKYYYKITIATQRLGSTVQALNIPFRVLPLPLPQSDLDEAITLNDESNEDLAPNNPFLEKKRPPSRIEYALHYLRGVTARRRPNFFMINNKWGKVGRFCLFKSAYKLGEDIVATIDFSCGTVKCCQLSVTLQCEETELKPGADEESLVERGDNPTGTTAGSVEPDRQKSVSRVTNYSKHHEVCLGMLQTQVILPIPLHVTPTFRTDVVEVSWKLHFQFVTTTSPELSNEMLATRPTEADEELEWVAPTDIAIETMIWSLPITIYPTAPLQIPQPCGDYKLHIK, from the exons atgattgaaattaaCGCGAAATTGATCCGTGATGCCGTATTTATGTGCGGGGAAGTGGTAGAGTGCCTGATCGACTTTAGGCATCCTTCGCTACCGGAGCACAAGATATCTCAGAGCAACAG TGACATCCTGGAGAATCTCGCCTGGGCAACGGTTCAGCTGCACTGCTACTGTAATTCCTCGGTCAACGAGCGCATCTCCAACGATGCCGTGTCCAGCGGCAGGAACACCACGGGGACCACGTCGCTGAATGCGAGCAACCGACTGAAGGGGGAGGTCCTACATTCCACCGAGCCAAAAATACTATTCTGTGATCTGCGGCTCTCTCCCGGGGAAGCGAAGCAAT TTCTTTACCGTGAAACGGTTCCACTGAACACCCCGCCAACGTATCGTGGCATACGCGTAAAGTACTACTACAAAATCACGATCGCAACACAGAGGCTTGGCTCTACGGTGCAGGCTCTGAACATTCCCTTCCGCGTGCTACCGCTACCGTTACCACAGAGCGATCTAGACGAAGCGATCACCCTCAACGATGAGTCCAACGAAGATTTGGCCCCTAACAATCCGTTCCTCGAAAAGAAGCGGCCACCGTCACGGATAGAGTACGCACTGCACTATCTACGTGGTGTTACGGCGAGACGCCGGCCAAACTTCTTCATGATCAACAACAAATGGGGAAAGGTGGGTCGCTTCTGTCTCTTCAAATCGGCCTACAAACTTGGTGAGGATATTGTTGCCACCATCGACTTCAGCTGTGGCACGGTCAAATGCTGCCAGCTATCCGTTACACTGCAGTGTGAGGAAACCGAACTGAAGCCCGGAGCTGACGAGGAGTCGCTTGTGGAACGTGGAGACAATCCTACAGGAACCACCGCGGGGAGTGTCGAACCCGATCGACAGAAGAGCGTTTCACGAGTGACTAACTACAGCAAACATCATGAGGTGTGTTTGGGGATGCTGCAGACACAGGTCATACTTCCGATTCCGCTCCACGTGACTCCCACCTTTAGGACCGATGTGGTGGAAGTGAGCTGGAAACTGCACTTCCAATTTGTGACCACCACGAGTCCCGAGCTGAGCAACGAGATGCTGGCTACTCGACCGACGGAAGCAGATGAAGAGCTTGAGTGGGTTGCACCGACCGACATTGCCATCGAAACGATGATTTGGAGTCTTCCGATCACGATCTACCCGACGGCTCCACTCCAAATCCCGCAACCATGCGGAGACTACAAGCTGCACATCAAATGA
- the LOC126570514 gene encoding RRP15-like protein, giving the protein MLKTQKKLTAKPVAAREESDSESAAESSDAGEEFMSDEEFPMSEDDSDAENDESGEGEGEGEEGQTQEATKWAKTMAKFLRKSTDGKILSKAVTDAQKERKKTESKTYQFEVVNADGKIKKESVAAASAGGIKEEEKPDGMKLARELLQQKAMLKRERQKDILGLRVRPSIHDYDRERTLRKVATKGTVQLFNAVRKQQKEVSEKLDEAGKLEYKREKVLKSLNKKEFLNALMNGPRAKSELVDNLVKKEEDGDVKSEIDSDEEPKSTWGALRADFLTGKKSGWDKEDGEDESRGADGLDDGMETDSD; this is encoded by the exons ATGTtgaaaacacagaaaaaactAACAG CAAAACCCGTGGCTGCACGGGAAGAAAGCGACAGTGAATCGGCAGCAGAAAGTAGTGATGCAGGCGAGGAGTTTATGTCGGACGAAGAGTTCCCTATGTCCGAAGACGATAGCGATGCGGAAAACGACGAGTCCGGAGAGGGCGAGGGTGAGGGTGAGGAAGGACAAACACAGGAAGCCACGAAATGGGCGAAAACGATGGCCAAATTTCTACGGAAATCTACGGACGGAAAGATCCTCTCGAAAGCCGTTACCGATGCGCAGAAGGAACGCAAAAAGACCGAGTCCAAAACGTACCAATTCGAAGTGGTCAACGCAGACGGCAAGATAAAGAAGGaatcggtggcggcagcgtcGGCGGGTGGcataaaggaagaggaaaaaccggATGGCATGAAACTTGCTCGGGAACTGCTCCAACAGAAAGCCATGCTCAAACGCGAACGCCAAAAGGACATCCTTGGACTGCGAGTACGCCCTTCCATCCACGATTACGACCGTGAGCGAACCCTGCGAAAGGTGGCCACCAAGGGTACGGTACAGCTGTTCAACGCCGTCCgcaagcagcaaaaggaagTGAGCGAAAAGTTAGATGAAGCGGGTAAGCTGGAGTACAAGCGGGAGAAGGTGCTGAAGAGTTTGAACAAAAAGGAGTTCCTCAACGCACTGATGAACGGACCGAGGGCCAAATCGGAGCTGGTGGACAATTTggtgaagaaagaggaagatggCGATGTCAAGTCAGAGATCGATTCGGACGAAGAGCCTAAGTCCACTTGGGGCGCACTGCGAGCTGACTTCCTTACGGGCAAGAAATCAGGCTGGGACAAAGAGGACGGAGAGGATGAATCCCGAGGTGCCGATGGACTGGACGATGGTATGGAGACGGATTCCGATTGA